In Myxocyprinus asiaticus isolate MX2 ecotype Aquarium Trade chromosome 12, UBuf_Myxa_2, whole genome shotgun sequence, the DNA window tttttaaatgtaaaagtatgCATATTTGAAAAGTaagttcctactcccttaaagatattagtgaaatgtgtcctgagatatctcactgttctctgtgacagctgtagactttgtaaacagcaaacataaatgtgatgcttttcacctgtcaatcatttgaagtggatcattgaggctatgattcaaaatgtttttcagttgagggtgctattgtgccacttttgaatttgacagccacaggaacaaacagtgctgctcttttgctctgttATAGCCTCAAAATTTCTTTGGTGGGCAGGGGTTTGAGTCTTGAGGGGGCAttgctaattcaacagctcacgTGAAAGATACAGAAGTCCAGAATGCTAAAATctattacagcacctttaagaacaTTAGTTAATAATCTTTGTTAAATTCAAGATACATCTTTTATTTATCTAGAAGTTgtaaacattaatgcattatatacttatctgaattaacaatgaacaattgtatttttataaatgaacattaatcaagattaataaatgcttttaaacGTATTGTTTgtagttcatgataccaaatgcattaactatcgTTAACAAGTAGAGGccaaaagtgttaccaaaatgtcaAAATTGAGTGTCGGCTGTATTAACTTTTAGAGTTATcaaaatgtgttcatttttaaacacaatttagtTTGCAAATTTTTGTAAATCCTGCAAATCATCTCTCTATCCTTTTTATAGTTAAAATGTAAAGAATTGAAGGGTAAAAAATGTGAATTCTTCCAACTGTAGACTAGACATGGTTTCATTGTCTCTGTTTCTTAAACAGCGATCCAGAAGAAGAACAGCAATTTTGCACTTTCTCTCGGCAGTGGTGGACATGCATTAACAGATGCAGTATATCTCTGCAGCCTAAGCTGTTATAACTTGGGATTGATTCAAGACTGGGTAATGCAAGCAACAAGGGGTCATCAAGTCTATATTGGTATATTCTGCAACAAAGAATAATTAGATTCCAGGATTCTTGGTTATGAGTCACCTGATATCAATCAGACCGTTCCAGTCCATTGTTTGTATACTATGTGTTCTGTATAGAAGAGTAATAACTTAGTTCTGTGTTATATTAGGAGTCTTTAGTGTGGGATATCTTCTTCCAAAGCAAAGTTCTGAGGTTATTAATAATCAATGAGTGCTCCATTTCCATCTGTTCGGTGGCACCCTTGAGAGCGATGCAGGCATACAACTGTTTCTCCAATTCGTCTTGTATGTTTGATGGTGCACCATAGAGAAGATAGTCCTTAAGTGTGCTACATACTTTGGCCAGATTTGGCTGTGTCACCTCTGTGGTGCAGCGGTGTTTCGTAAGGTCACAGGAAGTTAGGCAGTCCGTGCCATACACACAGTCACTGTCCTCTTCACACTGCCTTTCACGCATCACTTCCTGAAAAGCAGCTTCAGGGATGATGTTTCTCGCGTCTACCACCTTTATATCATAGTGCTCTGTGTAACCAAACCCTGCTGCATTAACGTCACACATAAGGAAACTTCcaaatgttccatggaagacatcCTCAACAAGCTCAAACAGGCCAATGGCTATCTTTGCTTTGCGCGGCCAAGAGGGGGTGACCCACTGGTCAATGCTGCGTTGCAGACTGGCTGGAATCCACAGCTCTACTATCCATGGTAGGCTGGCACCATAGAGTGGTACATAAGGCACCTTCTCCATCACATACAAGTCTCCACAGTAGCCCAGCAGTCTGGGAGTGTGCTCTCGATCCTGCAGCACGATGGACAGCAggaattcattgagctgaattaaaGCCCAAGCTGAATGTGCTTCTGACAGTGAAATCTGGCCATCCTTGTTGCTGTCTGCAACTCCAAGCACAAGGGTCACCAAATCATGTAGGTTGGCTTGATCTCCTACTTTTACCTGCAATGGAAAATGTGTCATTGTAATGAGTTTGGAAGAGATGCAGTTTAGCTCAGTGTGCAAAAA includes these proteins:
- the LOC127449174 gene encoding divergent protein kinase domain 1A-like is translated as MARGLIPWIWLKRPVYIQARFSYLHMKYLFFSWLAVFVGSWVVYMEYSSYTELCRGHECKNSICDKFQKGVIDGSACNSLCEKGTLYLGKCLSAKPINQVYSGSWGDMEGIIKCHMQEVPHYDLGVELEPRKESAFFNRPTKGTSVEKFKEMVFSHLKVKVGDQANLHDLVTLVLGVADSNKDGQISLSEAHSAWALIQLNEFLLSIVLQDREHTPRLLGYCGDLYVMEKVPYVPLYGASLPWIVELWIPASLQRSIDQWVTPSWPRKAKIAIGLFELVEDVFHGTFGSFLMCDVNAAGFGYTEHYDIKVVDARNIIPEAAFQEVMRERQCEEDSDCVYGTDCLTSCDLTKHRCTTEVTQPNLAKVCSTLKDYLLYGAPSNIQDELEKQLYACIALKGATEQMEMEHSLIINNLRTLLWKKISHTKDS